The following are encoded together in the Paraburkholderia sp. BL10I2N1 genome:
- a CDS encoding SDR family oxidoreductase — translation MAAAVLFLASDDASGTTAAEIVVDGGMTGAPRGAPMFRKG, via the coding sequence GTGGCCGCGGCTGTGCTTTTCCTCGCGTCCGACGATGCTTCGGGAACGACGGCGGCGGAGATTGTCGTCGACGGTGGCATGACCGGCGCACCACGGGGCGCGCCTATGTTCCGCAAGGGGTAA
- a CDS encoding FadR/GntR family transcriptional regulator: protein MDYRHLQERKSMHGRIVQELGMNIVSGKLQPGQRLPAETVLCESYGVSRPVLREATRVLVAKGLVVSKPRVGSVVKPRADWHMLDPDVLYWTISSVPEGEFFSSLLTVRRIIEPAAAALAATAATSDEVARIASAYDRMEHAPTASALLDPDLEFHRAIMTATHNDMLAYIGNMLSLALSESIKLTSRHPDTHALSLPRHKAILTAIQNRDPLGARHASLVQLENARADAESILEVGSHHPA from the coding sequence ATGGACTATCGTCATCTTCAAGAACGCAAGAGCATGCACGGCCGCATCGTGCAGGAACTTGGCATGAATATCGTGAGCGGCAAGTTGCAGCCGGGACAGCGGTTGCCTGCGGAAACGGTTCTGTGCGAGAGCTATGGTGTCAGCCGCCCGGTGCTGCGCGAGGCGACGCGCGTGCTGGTGGCAAAAGGACTGGTCGTGTCGAAACCGCGTGTCGGCAGTGTCGTGAAGCCGCGTGCGGACTGGCATATGCTCGACCCCGACGTCCTGTACTGGACAATCAGCAGCGTTCCGGAAGGCGAATTCTTCAGCTCGCTATTGACGGTGCGCCGCATCATCGAACCTGCGGCAGCGGCACTCGCCGCCACCGCGGCGACCAGCGACGAGGTTGCGCGCATCGCATCTGCCTATGACCGGATGGAGCACGCGCCAACCGCCAGCGCGCTGCTGGATCCGGACCTCGAGTTTCACCGTGCGATCATGACGGCAACACACAACGACATGCTGGCGTATATAGGCAACATGTTGTCGCTCGCCCTGTCGGAGTCGATCAAGCTGACGAGCCGCCACCCCGATACACATGCGCTGTCATTGCCACGCCACAAGGCGATCCTCACGGCCATCCAGAACCGCGATCCGCTGGGTGCGCGACACGCCAGTCTGGTCCAGCTCGAAAACGCCCGCGCGGATGCCGAGAGCATCCTGGAAGTCGGCAGCCACCACCCCGCGTAA